The following proteins are co-located in the Perognathus longimembris pacificus isolate PPM17 chromosome 25, ASM2315922v1, whole genome shotgun sequence genome:
- the LOC125341762 gene encoding vomeronasal type-2 receptor 116-like codes for MCSWASEFFQRQIKAEVKVLKQSCFSTVKQRVHMDGDVMIASYFPLYILRVPSRDKDAPKHQKERLLLLRSQSKNIGDTVVANAFYLGILPLYTMSIPCFMDNRLLFIFKNYQFILALTFAIEEINKNPHLLHNLTLGFDFCNFEFDVWNELKSAILCLFGKYNTLNYTCMGDSKYTAVLTGPSGITSAKFGTLLNLYKFPQLSFGPFDQDLSDHYKFPALYQMAQKDTSMATAMVSLLIHFRWNWVGLLTLEDENGLWILPELKEEMAKNRVCDFVKAVNPSKYPGDSFLAHLWFVSFNCSYSKSDCVTWENCPHDASLDWLPRHVLDMNLSVDSYNIYNTVYTVAQALHEMLLHQTEVQTTGNRKGIVPSPAQLHPFLKKIQFHNPAGDQVIWDEKRKLEAEYDIVNIWNFPQGLHLEVKVGKFSPYAHQLSLSEEMIQWPIASAEPPHSVCSVSCGPGFRKAPQEGKAACCFDCTRCSENEMANGTDMEICVKCPDHQYANIQRNQCLQRATIFLAYGEPLGMALACMALGLSTLTALVLGVFLKHHNTPIVRANNQALSYILLISLIVCSLCSLLFIGCPNTVTCVLQQTTFGVAFTVAVSAVLAKTVTVVLAFKVTSPGRRMRCLLVSGAPNFIIPICTLIQVNLCGIWLGTSPPFIDTDTHSEHGHLIILCNKGSLTAFYCVLGYLGSLALASFTVAFLARNLPDTFNEAKLLTFSMLVFCSVWLTFLPVYHSAKGKVRVAVEVFSILASTAGLLGCIFAPKCYIILIRPDRNCLHGFKDKRDRSTLGPMFTLHSSSPTCSPSRTS; via the exons ctgcttttctactgTGAAGCAGCGTGTGCACATGGACGGTGATGTGATGATTGCTTCTTATTTCCCTCTCTACATCTTGAGAGTACCTAGCCGTGACAAAGATGCTCCTAAGCATCAAAAGGAAAGGCT GTTACTCCTCC GATCTCAGTCTAAAAATATTGGGGACACGGTAGTGGCCAATGCATTTTACCTTGGTATTTTACCATTGTACACCATG TCTATCCCATGTTTCATGGATAACAGGTTATT GTTTatcttcaagaactaccagtttatTTTGGCCTTAACTTTTGCTAtagaagagatcaacaaaaaccctcatcttttacataacttgactctgggatttgatttcTGTAATTTTGAATTTGATGTTTGGAATGAATTAAAAAGTGCCAttctttgcctctttgggaagtacaacaCTCTCAATTATACATGTATGGGAGACAGCAAGTAtacagcagtacttacaggaccatcaggaataACATCTGCCAAGTTTGGGACATTGCTGAACCTCTATAagtttccacag CTTtcctttgggccttttgatcaagACCTGAGCGACCattacaagttccctgctctctatcagatggcccaaAAGGACACATCaatggccactgccatggtctccttactgattcacttcagatggaactgggtgggactgctaACCTTAGAAGAcgagaatggcttgtggattcttcctgaattgaaagaagagatggccaagaacagagtctgT gattttgtcaaggcagtgaacccttccaaatacccaggaGACTCTTTCCTTGCTCATCTGTGGTttgtctcttttaattgctcttaTTCtaagtctgactgtgtaacatgggagaactgtcctcatgatgcctccttggattggttgcctcggCATGTTTTAGACATGAATTTGTCTgtagacagttacaatatatacaacacTGTATACACTGTGGCCCaagctctccatgagatgcttcttcatcaaacagaagtacaaaccaCGGGAAACAGAAAAGGGATAGTGCCTtctcctgcacag CttcacccttttctgaagaagatccaatttcacaatcctgctggagatcaggtgatttgggatgagaaaaggaaattggaggcagagtatgacattgtgaacatttggaatttcccaCAAGGTCTTCACCTGGAGgtgaaagtaggaaagttttctccatatgcTCATCAACTCTCTTTATCTGAAGAAATGATACAGTGGCCCATAGCATCTGCAGAG cctccccactctgtctgcagtgtaagttgtggtcctggattcaggaaagcccctcaggagggaaaggctgcttgttgctttgattgtacccgttgctcagagaatgagatggctaatgggacag ACATGGAGAtatgtgtgaagtgtccagatcaccagtatgccaacatacagagaaaccagtgcctccaaaGAGCTACAAtcttcctggcttatggggagcccttagggatggccttggcctgcatggctctgggtttatctacactcacagcacttgttcttggggtctttttgaaacatcacaacacgCCCATTGTCAGAgcgaataaccaggctctcagctacatcctgctcatctccctcatcgtCTGTTCCCTCTGTTCCTTGCTGTTTATTGGCTGTCCCAACACAGTCACATGTGtgctacagcaaaccacatttggagttgcattcactgtcgctgtttctgctgtcttggccaaaactgtcactgtagttctggccttcaaggtcacttctccagggagaaggatgaggtgtctgctggtgtcaggggctcctaacttcatcattcccatctgcaccctgatccaggtaaatctctgtggaatctggctgggtacctctcctcccttcattgacacagacacacactctgaacatggccacctcatcatcctgtgtaacaagggctccctcactgccttctactgtgtcttgggatacctgggttccctggccctggccagcttcactgtggcttttctggccaggaacctgcctgacaccttcaatgaagccaaattgctgaccttcagcatgctggtgttctgcagtgtgtggctcaccttcctgcctgtctaccacagtgccaagggcaaggtcagggtggctgtggaggtcttctccatcttggcctccactgcagggctcctgggctgcatctttgcccccaagtgctataTCATCTTAATAAGGCCAGATAGGAATTGTCTGCATGGCTTCAAGGATAAAAGAGATAGAT